TATAGAAATCCGTCTGGCAGTGGAAAAAGTATGGTCCCGCAATTTGATCATTGGTTTGCTAAGACAGATTTTCCATTACTTGGTATTTCTTTTTATAATCTAATACCTTCATGTTCTACATGTAATACTATTAAATCATCAACTGAGTTAAATCTAAAGGATCATTTGCACCCATATCTAGATTCTAATATTTCAAGCACATATAATTTTAGTTATTCACCTATTTCTATTTCAGAAAACAAAATAGTATTTAAGAATAGTTCCTTATTTAACACAAAGGGAATTGATACAGTTAGAGCTCTTAATTTGCCTTTAATATATAGAGGTCATTCTAGTAAAGAGTTACAAGACTTAATTGATTTGCGATTTAAGTACTCAGATAATTATCTAAACATACTTTTAGAAAAAACCTTTGGTCATCTTGATGTCCCAAAAGAAGAAATATATAGGTTAATCTTTGGAATTGAATTAGAAGAAGATAAATATCACAAACGTGTTTTTAGTAAGTTCAAAAATGATATAATTAAAGAATTGCTTTCAATTAAAAATTAAATATGCAAACACAAAAATATTCCGTCAATCAACACCCAATAGAAACGCTTTTATCTTGGGTAAAATCAAGCCAAATAATAAAATAAAACCAAATCATATGAAATTAATATCTACAACTCAATTAGCTAAAATTAAAAGTATAGAAACCAAAGATTTATTTAATCAACTAGCCAATAATGGATGGATTTATAAAAAAGACGATAAGTGGCAATTAACACAAGATGGCAGAGTAGCTGGAGGCGATACCAAATACACTCCTAAATACGGGGAATATGTCGTATGGCCATCAAATTTAGACTTAGACCAATCAATCAGCGCCAAAGAACTTTTGAATCCAACTAAAATTGGAGAGCACTTTAAAATTTCTAATAGAAGAGTCAATTTGTACCTCTCCGAAATAGGTTGGATAAACAAGAATTTAGATGGTTGGAATGTAACAAAAGCTGGAGAAAAAAATGGAGGTCATCAAATGGAGTCAAAAAACGGAGTGCCCTATGCGCTTTGGGATGAAAGCATTTTGAATAATAAGCACTTGGTCAGAACAATAAAAATTGGAGAAGGTCATGAGGTTGAACAAATTTCTGAGTATTCCCAAACAGGTGATGAAGAAATGGATTTCCGCTTAAAAATTAAGGCAGAAAAAAGAACCTCTGATGGCCATTATGTTAGAAGTAGAGCTGAACTTTTAATAGATAACTTCTTCTATAACAATGGAATCGTTCATGCCTATGAAAA
This genomic stretch from Flavobacteriaceae bacterium GSB9 harbors:
- a CDS encoding phage antirepressor KilAC domain-containing protein encodes the protein MKLISTTQLAKIKSIETKDLFNQLANNGWIYKKDDKWQLTQDGRVAGGDTKYTPKYGEYVVWPSNLDLDQSISAKELLNPTKIGEHFKISNRRVNLYLSEIGWINKNLDGWNVTKAGEKNGGHQMESKNGVPYALWDESILNNKHLVRTIKIGEGHEVEQISEYSQTGDEEMDFRLKIKAEKRTSDGHYVRSRAELLIDNFFYNNGIVHAYEKKLNIDEDMYCDFYLPENKIYVEFWGMSDPKYLERKKRKLELYSKYNFILVELDDSDLENLDENLQSKLRKVGLVVH